The following coding sequences lie in one Macaca thibetana thibetana isolate TM-01 chromosome 18, ASM2454274v1, whole genome shotgun sequence genomic window:
- the MC4R gene encoding melanocortin receptor 4 has translation MVNSTHRGMHASLHLWNRSSHRLHSNASESLGKGYSDGGCYEQLFVSPEVFVTLGVISLLENILVIVAIAKNKNLHSPMYFFICSLAVADMLVSVSNGSETIVITLLNSTDTDTQSFTVNIDNVIDSVICSSLLASICSLLSIAVDRYFTIFYALQYHNIMTVKRVGIIISCIWAACTVSGILFIIYSDSSAVIICLITMFFTMLALMASLYVHMFLMARLHIKRIAVLPGTGAIRQGANMKGAITLTILIGVFVVCWAPFFLHLIFYISCPQNPYCVCFMSHFNLYLILIMCNSVIDPLIYALRSQELRKTFKEIICCYPLGGLCDLSSRY, from the coding sequence ATGGTGAACTCCACCCACCGTGGGATGCACGCTTCTCTGCACCTCTGGAACCGCAGCAGCCACAGACTGCACAGCAATGCCAGTGAGTCCCTTGGAAAAGGCTACTCTGATGGAGGGTGCTACGAGCAACTTTTTGTCTCTCCTGAGGTGTTTGTGACACTGGGTGTCATCAGCTTGTTGGAGAATATCTTAGTGATTGTGGCAATAGCCAAGAACAAGAATCTGCATTCACCCATGTACTTTTTCATCTGCAGCCTGGCTGTGGCTGATATGCTGGTGAGCGTTTCAAATGGATCAGAAACCATTGTCATCACCCTATTAAACAGTACAGATACGGACACACAGAGTTTCACAGTGAACATTGATAATGTTATTGACTCAGTGATCTGTAGCTCCTTGCTTGCATCCATTTGCAGCCTGCTTTCAATTGCAGTGGACAGGTACTTTACTATCTTCTATGCTCTTCAGTACCATAACATTATGACAGTTAAGCGGGTTGGGATCATCATAAGTTGTATCTGGGCAGCTTGCACGGTTTCAGGCATTTTGTTCATCATTTACTCAGATAGTAGTGCTGTCATCATCTGCCTCATCACCATGTTCTTCACCATGTTGGCTCTCATGGCTTCTCTCTATGTCCACATGTTCCTGATGGCCAGGCTTCACATTAAGAGGATTGCTGTCCTCCCCGGCACTGGTGCCATCCGCCAAGGCGCCAATATGAAGGGAGCGATTACTTTGACCATCCTGATTGGCGTCTTTGTTGTCTGCTGGGCCCCATTCTTCCTCCACTTAATATTCTACATCTCTTGTCCTCAGAATCCATATTGTGTGTGCTTCATGTCTCACTTTAACTTGTATCTCATACTGATCATGTGTAATTCAGTCATCGATCCTCTGATTTATGCACTCCGGAGTCAAGAACTGAGGAAAACCTTCAAAGAGATCATCTGTTGCTATCCCCTGGGAGGCCTATGTGACTTGTCTAGCAGATATTAA